Below is a window of Pseudalkalibacillus berkeleyi DNA.
TTGTTAAACGTGACACTATGCATATCCTGATCATCTAGTCCTTTTTTAGGAATAAACATCATAATAGCAGCAATCGTTGCAAGTCCGCCATATACAATGTTGATTCCATCTTCAGATAGTAACTTCGAGCCATATGCACCGATGAAACTACCAAGTAAAATACTCGTACCCATATAAATAATTAACGTTTTGTTCAAATATCCACCTTTACGATATGCCCATACACCACCAATGGTAGCAAAGAATACTTGAACAGCACTAATGCCAGAAACTTCATGTGATGTAAAAGCTGAGAAACCGAGTAACGCAGGTATATATAAAAGCATTGGATACTTGATGATGGATCCACCGATTCCCACCATTCCGGAAACGAAGGAGCCAACAAACCCAATTAGGAATATGGTTATCATAAATCCTATTTCCATGTTTCATCACCCTCCTATTTCTATCAAATAGAAAAGGGGCTGCCATTCTGTGAAGGCCAGCCCCTTAAATTGTGTTTCATTCTGGTTGGCTTCTTATGCTTTCTTGATCCAGAATTTAAAGACGCCGTCTTCCTCAGCATCTTGAAGAAGTTCGTGACCACCTGATTTCACCCATGCTGTAAGGTCGCTTTTCGCACCTTTATCTGTTGCGTGAATTTCAAGCACTTGACCAGAATCGATTTCATCGATAGCTTTCTTCGTTTTGACGATTGGCATTGGACATGCAAGTCCTTTTGCGTCTAATACTTTATCTGCGTTCATATTGTAAAACCTCCTAGTATTGTTTACCCTTCAACCGCACAGCGGTTTGGTCCAATTTCCATTTCACGTTGTTCTTCTTCTTCAGGGTTGATTTTACCCATGTTCGTTTCACGAATCTCTTGATATGCATTTGGCTGAGGAGGAAGGTTCTCAGTAACCATCTTACGGAATTCACCCTCATCATCAACGTTCAACCCTGTATTTTCAGCATAGAGAGTCCCAAGTTTTGCTTTCACAGATCCGTCATTGTTCAATTCTGTCACTTTTGAGAAGTGAGCAGGAAGAACAACCAATTCATCTGATAGATCTTTATATTTACGATATAACGTATCTCTCAAGTCACCGACCCAATCTTCTGCTTTTCCTGCTAAGTCTGGACGACCGATGGATTTGACGAACAGAATATCACCTGTTAATAGATATTGATCATCAACAATAAATGACGTACTTCCAATCGTGTGTCCAGGTGAGTAGATCGGTTGGACTTGAATACTCGTGTTTCCTACAGTTAAATCATTGCCTTCTTCAAGCTGGTTATAATCGAAAGTAACTTCCGTCGCATCCTTTGGTGGAAGGTAATATTCTGCGCCGAATAATTCGGCAAGTGTACGTCCACCAGAGATGTGGTCTGCGTGCAGGTGCGTATCGGCAAGGTATTTCACCTTCAAGTCATTTTCACTAACAAACTTTTCATATGGTTCTGTCATACGGTTACTATCAATAATCATCGCTTCACCATTTGATTCCACGAGATAAGATAGGCAACCTTTTCCGATGCGAACGAATTGATAAATCGCACCGCCATCTTTCAAATCACCAATTTTGACTGGCTCAAGGTGTTCACTCCATGATTTCATTCCACCTTGGAGATATGAAACATTCTCAACACCAGCTTCAACGAGCTGTTCAGCTACGAATTTAGATGATCCTTCCTTCGCACAGACAACAAGCTTTTCTGTATCATCAGGTAATTGATCAAGAATGTCATCGACACCTTCAAGCAACTCAAAATATGGGACGTTGATCGTTTCCACTGAATCCCCTTCAATTTTCCAATCTTGATGTGCTTCTTCATTCCGAACATCTAGAATGAACAAGTTTTGTTTATTGATTACTTTTTCTGCAACTTGCTTTGCAGTCATTTCTTTCAATGCCATTCTTCATCTCTCCTTTTCTTAAAACGTTAGCGTAACGTCTGCATCCTCTGCATAATCAAGGAATGTCACAGCTCCGCCAACTTCAATTCCATCTACAAAATGTTCTTTCTCTAGACCCATGACGTCCATTGTCATTTGACAACCGATCAATCTAACATTCAATTCTTTTGCCATTTCAACGAGCTCTGGAATGGATGGTACGTTAGATTTTTCGAATCCTTCTTGATAGTGCTCTTTACCTTCTGGAATCGGTAATTGCTTGTGTCCCTCTTTATGAATCAGATTCAAACCTTCGAATGTGAAGAAGATTGCTACCTCCGAATCAGATGCTGCCGCAGCTGTTGCTACGTTCATCACCTTGTATGCGTCAAATAAGCTTCCATTACTTGCGATAATTGCTACTTTCTTTGCCATGTTAAAAAACCTCCTATTTAATGATTAGTCGTTTTCTGTTTGGCCTTTCCAGTCGGACATTCCAGGAACAACATTCCATACATTGTTGAAGCCTTTGTCCGATAATAGTTGCGATGCACGATCACTACGGTTTCCTGTTCTGCACACAACATGAATATTGTCATCTTTATTCAATTCACTATGACGCTCTTCAAGCTCACCTAAAGGAATCGATTTTGCTCCAGGAATTCTGCTGAACGCATATTCTGCTGGTTCTCTTACGTCTAATACGACGATATCATCATTTTCGAGTTTCGATTGTAACTCCTCGTTATTGATTACATGTGGATATTCTGTATCTTCTTTCGTCTCTTCAGGGCTTGCTTTTCGAAGGTAATGTTTCAGTACATCCCCTTCTTCTTTCGTTCCTAAATATTGATGTCCAGTTGACTTAGCCCACGCTTGAATATCTGCAGTGGAGCCTTTGTCAGTAGCTTGCACTTCAAGTACTTGCCCTGGTTCCACTTCTCCTAGCGCTTTTTTCGTTTTTACGATTGGCATAGGACAAGCAAGTCCTTTTGCATCTAATAATTTGTCTGTTTTAATCATTTCTGATTTCCTCCTTAAAGTGATTACTTCTTAGGTTCAGTTTGACCGTTCCATTTCAACATGCCGCCATCCATGTTCAGTACTGAGAAACCTTTCTCTTGTAAGAACTGAGCGGCTTTTCCACTACGATTACCTGAACGACAAACCATTACATGCTCTTCACCTTTTGGTATTTCGTTATAACGTTCTGGTAGTTCATCAAGAGGAATATGAGTCGCTTCAGGAATCATTCCGTTCGCAACTTCCTCGTTTTGACGAACATCGATAATACTAATCTTTTCATTGTTTGTTAATTGTTCTTCTACTTGTTTTGGTTGAATTGTTTTCACCATTTGGAAATTCCTCCTCATATGGGATGACATTTGTACAATAGCCCTCAGGGTATTTTTTTTAAACGTAAAAATTAAATAAATAGGTTCACTTTACCTTCGTTTGCTTCTCCAAGGTAAGCAGCAACGCCGGCATAATCGATATCATCAAGGAGTTCTTCTTTTTGCAATCCTAGAAGATCCATTGTCATCGTACAAGCGACAAGATTAACGCCTTGTTCTTGAGCCATTTCGACTAGATCAGGAAGTGATTGGACGTTGTGCTTTTTCATGACTTTTTTGATCATTTTTGGACCCATTCCAGCCATGTGCATTTTTGAAAGTCCTAGCTTATTTGTTCCACGAGGCATCATTTTGCCAAACATTTTCTCAAGCATTCCTTTTTTCACAGGTACTTGCTCATCTTTACGAAGTGTATTTAATCCCCAGAATGTGTGGAAAATTGTCACCTCATGGTCGTAAGCTGCAGCACCGTTAGCAATGATATATGCTGCGATCGCTTTGTCTAAATCTCCACTAAACAGTACAATCGTTGTCTTATCTTTCTTTACTTCAGTCATAATATTCCCTCCAATAATTTGTATACTCATACCCCTATAGGTATTAATTTATTTAAAAATAAAAAGGTGTTTTTTTGATACCCCTAAGGGTATATTATTACACATCAGCCAATGTGTCAACACCTTTGTTTTATATTTAATAGTGATGCCTTTGCAAAGTCGCCTTTAGCGGCTCTTTACAAGTAAGTTCACGGCTTCTTGAATCATTTCATCCGTGCTTTCGCCTTTAGACATTTGCTCGCGTACACATTGTTCAAGGTTGCTTCCGACGACTAAACCAATTGTACGATCCAACGCGCTGCGTACAGCAGACATTTGCGTCACAAGATCTTTACAATCCTTCTCTTCTTCCATCATCTTTAAAAGCCCTCGAACTTGTCCTTCAATTCTTTTGACGCGGTTCTTCATTTGATCTGTATATTCCATGAGGGAACGCCCTCCTTTATGTTTTCTTTAATACCCCTATAGGTATAATACAACAGTTATTAAATATATGCAAATTCACTTTGTATCTTGATTCGAGTTTAAGGGTTATGGAACGTTTAATCAACTGTTCTGTTTATACCCCCTTGCGTATAAAATAAGAGTTGGCTCCTAGGTGAGAAGCCAACTCCGTTCTTATTTTTCTTTTAACCGCAACAGTCTTAGACTGTTTAAGGTGACGATCAAGGTAGCACCCATATCGGCAAAGATTGCAATCCATAATGTCAGCCAACCAGGCACAACGAGTAGAAGTGCAAGTACCTTTATTCCGATTGAAAAGCTTATGTTCTGTTTAATGATGTTCAATGTTTTACGGCTAAGCCTGATTGCATAAGGAAGCTTGCGTAGATCATCGCCCATTAATGCGATATCAGCTGTTTCAATCGCAGTATCTGTTCCTGCTCCTCCCATTGCGAATCCAACAGTAGATGCAGCTAAGGCAGGTGCATCATTCACTCCATCTCCGATCATCGCTACTTTTCCATACTTTTGCTCATATTGTTTAATGTATTCAAGCTTTTCTTCTGGAAGCAATTCTGCTTTTACAGTTGTGAGGTTCATTTGTTTGGCGATACTTTGTGCCGTACGTTCATGATCCCCAGTAAGCATAATCGTATTTTGAATACCTAATTGGTGTAGTGATTTTATAACGTCAGCACTTTCTTTACGAATTGTATCCGCTACAGCTATCATCGCAAGCAGTTCCTTATCTGAACCAACGGCAAGAACAGTCTTCCCTTCTTCACGTAATCGATCGATTGTTTCAACCGTTGTTGAAGGTACATCCAACTTTAAGTCATCCGTAAATAAGGATAGGCTTCCTGCATAATAAACGACATCTCCCATCGTCCCTTTAATACCCTTACCGGTAATCGATTGAAAGTCATCGAGATCGTTTGAATGAAAGCTGATGTTCTCACTATCCGCTTTCTTTATGATTGCTGATGCCAGTGGATGCTGCGATCTACTTTCAAGAAGGGCCGTAATTCGTAGAACATGGTCATCTTCTTGGTCTGAAAGGTTGATGATGTCCGTTACTTCAGGAACACCTTTCGTTAAAGTCCCTGTTTTATCAAAAGCAATAGACTTTAATTTACCTGCTTCTTCTAGATATACGCCGCCTTTTACTAAAATTCCGTTTCGTGCGGCATTACCAACTGCCGTCACGATTGATACAGGTGTAGAAATGACGAGTGCACACGGACAACCGACGACAAGTACGGCTAATCCTTGATATACCCATTCACTCCAGCTTGCACCGAATAATGGTGGAATAGTCGCAACACCAATGGCTACTAAAATAATTGCAGGTGTGTAATACTTGGCGAATTTATCTACGAAAGATTGTGAAGGCGCACGCTCTTCTTGCGCTTCTTCTACAAGATGTATGATTTTCGCCAACGTCGTATCTTCAACCCTTTTCGTCACTCTAACCTCTAAATATCCTTCTTCATTTAAGGTGCCAGCAAACACTTCATCATCTGTTGTCATCGTTACAGGTACAGATTCACCTGTGATCGCTGATTGATTAATGGAAGAGGTACCGTTTGTGACAACTCCGTCCATCGCCAGTTTCTGACCAGGTTTGACGATCATCGTATCACCAATTTGGACGTCATCAACGGGTATTGTCAATTCCTCATTGTTTCGACGAATGGTCGCTTCTTTCGGCGCAATCTCCATTAAGCCTTTGATCGATTGACGCGCTTTATCCATGGAATAAGCTTCGAGAATTTCACTGATCGCAAACAGAATTACGACCATCGCGCCTTCTCCCCACTCGCCTATAATTGCAGCACCTATAATCGCGATCGTCATTAATGTTCTCATATCAAAATCAAATCGCACTAAGTTCTTTAAACCGGTCTGGAATAAACGATACCCACCGACGAGAATCGAACCAGCATAAAGTCCGTTTGAGAGTATAGAACTTTCACCACTTGTTAGACTTACTGTCCACCCAAGTACGAGTAAGATTGCAGAAATAATGACATTTAGATGTTGTTTCCAAAAAGGTTCTTTCGTTTCTTCTTCTTGTTCATGTTCCGGGCGTACTTTCAAATTCTCAAACGCCCCGGCTTTTTCAATATCCTTGATTTCAGCACTTCCTGTTATAGTTAGCTTGGAGGCTGTGAAGTTTACTTTTGCATCATAAACACCATCCAGGTGCTTAACGTTCGTTTCGAACTTTTTCGCACAGTTCGCTCAGGTAAATCCTGAAATTCGAAATACATGTTGGGGTTGATTCATATGTTCAGCTTGTGCCAAGATGTTTCCCCTCCTCTGCATGAGAGAATGCCATTTGAATGATTTTCCGAACATGATCATCATCCAATGAATAATAAACGAGCTTTCCCTCTTTTCTATATTTCGCTAGCCCCATATTTCGTAGTAATCGTAAATGATGGGAAGCAGTTGCAACCGTACACTCTACAATATTTGAGACGTCACAAACACATAGCTCCTCTTCAATCGATAAAGCATATGCAATCTTAATCCGTGTATCTTCAGATAACGCTTTGAAGATTTTGGCGGCAGTCATCGTATCCCGTTCTTTTATATCTGTTGAAATGCGTTCGACTTTATCTTCATGAACACACGTCACTTTGCACACATCTTCTTTTGCCAATATATTCACCTCTCACTTATACATTCAAACGTTCATTTGAATATTAGTATATTAGTGGTCCAGTCTAAATGTCAAGACGTTTGGCACGAACGATATTAGGCAGTGGTACCATATATCTTTGTTACGATTACCATTTTTCAATCTCCCCATAGGTTGTGAGTTTGGTGTCATGGCTTAGGATGATACCTGCACCGTCTTTGCACGTATAAACAGGAGCACCAAGCTCTGATACAATTTTTCGTATATCGTGTTTCTCCTCATCATAATGGGGCAGAAAATGAAACGGAATGAAGTTCAATGCATCCAAATCTTTTAACGCTATGTCGTTAGGATCAAGATTCGCTGCGATCTCAATCGTATGGGACATCATCATTGCTCCTGCACTTACTCCAATCAGTAATCCTCCATTCTGTACAAACCTTTGTAAGACCGAAATCAGTCCTCGATTCTTGAGATTATTTAAAAAGTAATATGTATTGCCACCAGAGAGAAAAATGGCGTCACATGTTTCTAGCGATTTTACGTATTTTTGTTCAAACGCTTGATCAATATCTACATATATAAACTCCTCAAACCCTAAGCGTTCTAAATGAGGTCTCATTTTATTAAAGTAATATTTCGTTTCATCATATTGGGATGGCACATAACCTAGTTTGGTACCTTTCTTGGAAATCATTCGTTTCATATGATCTGCTAAATGTTGATCAATTGACGCATCTAAACTGCTTAGCATGATGAGTTGGCTCATCTGTATCAGCTCCCCCTTCTTTTTTAAAATAATGAAACCTTATTTGCTTGTGTTCGTATGGTACTATAACTATAGAATACATTATTTGGAATGTTTGATTAAATGGGGGTTTTAAAATGGTTCGTCACATTAAGCGAAAGAGGTCACTCTATTTACCTGTATTGTTGCTTGTAATTATGGTTGGCTTACTTACGTTTCACCACGCTTCAAAGGAAAAGAACTTAACACCTGAAGGATTAAGTAGAAATACTGAAGTCGTTAATGACGCAAAAGGAAAGGTACTGTCAGTCAGTAAGCTCGATTCAGGATATGATGTCCATTATAATGAAGACGATCAACTGACTAATGTACATGTTAATGAAACATTGGAAGTTACACATAAAGAAACACTTCCAGTCGAATTAGATCTAACCGCTACATACTGGGCAAAACAAAATCAAGCCATCTACTTAAATGAAGAAAAACTCATTTATTACGATGGTAAGAAAAATCAAACACTCGACACGAACATAAATGGATTAACTGTAGGGTTGGATACTGTTTACTATTGGAAAGACAATCAAATCTTTTCTATGAATCCAAGTACCCAAAAATCTACTCTCGTTGCTAAAACTGAACAAGCTGTTATGAAACTGTTTACGAGCGAGGATACAAAAGGGCTTTTCATCGCAACTGTAAAAAAACAAGATCTCTCAAGCGATGTTTATGTTTATCAACAAAGCGACCAAGACAGCCAACTGTTGCAAAAGTTTAATATACCGTCATTAAGTGGAGAACGAATCCATACGGTTGATGCTTCACAAACCCAACAAGGCACGCACTTGATTTATACGACAAAACAAACCCACGCTGGAACAGTTACGGTTCGAGGTTATTACAATTTATTTGAAAGCCCAAAAGAGGAACCTAAATTCCAAAAAATTAAAATATATGATAGCTTCACGAACGATCAAATGCGCGTCATCGATAACCTTGACCTCGTATTAACAGAGGATGGTCCCGAAATCATTCTTTCCGCTAGGGGGATGATTACAGCCAAGGTTAGAAGCTGGAACATATACAGGGCAAAGCAACAGCAGAGCGAGAAGTGGATTGCCAATCATATTAGTACATCGACTTCGATATCAAGAAATCACGTATACGTATCCGAGCATGAGTTGTTTTGGTTGGATTCAAGAGGGAAAAAAGCAAAGATTATGGCTGTATCCAATCACCCTGAACTTCTTCAAAAGGCAGAATCATTCCAAACAGCTGACTTTGTCAATGGATTCTATACTGGTATTTCCTCACTACCCTACGGATTCATCATGTTAATGGTTGCGATGATGTGGGTAGCACCAAGTGCAATTTTCTTGTTCTGCGTTTCATTTTGGAATGAGGATGCAATGGTTCAAAAGCGGAGCTGGGTACGCTATAGTACCATTGGTTTGTTCGCAATTTGCCAATATTATCTGATGCAACAATTCTTTACGCCAATGTTTGAAGCTTTTTCACCAGATTACTTGTCGTTTCAATGGCACTCTATCATCTTGCCATTAGGGATTATTTTAATGAGTCTATTGTTTACACAGTTTACTAGACAAAAGCAGTGGAGCATTTATCAAGAGTTCGGTATCTTTACATTGTTCAATACCCTTTTCATCGTATTCCTTATTTCACCTTATGTGGTGTAGGAGAACATCAAAAAACGGACGATATGAATGAAGAAAGGAGCCTCCATCAGCGGAAGCTCCTTTTTTCAAACCGTTTCTTTCTTTTTCAAAATTTTTGTTTCTGCTAGTTCAATTTGTTTTCTTACTTGCTTTTGAGCGGTGCCGCCAGTACTATCTCTCGCAGCGACGACATTTTCAGGTTTTAACACATCGTAGAGATCTTCTTCAAACAAGTCACTATATCCACGGTATACTGCATATTCAATATCTAACAAATACTTCTTCTCTTGTATCGCCTGTAATACGATTTGACCGATTACTGCGTGTGCTTCTCTAAACGGCATGCCTTTCGTTACGAGATAGTCAGCTAAATCCGTTGCATTCGAATAATCCTCTGTTACCGCTTTTTTCATCGAGTTATGATTCACTGTCATTGAATCAATCATTGGTGCGAGAAGCTTCAATGTTCCTTCAACCGTTTTTACCGTATCAAACATGCCTTCCTTATCCTCTTGCATATCCTTGTTATACGCTAACGGCAGTCCTTTAAGAACAGTCAGAAGACCGATTAAGTTTCCATACGTTCGACCCGTCTTAGCACGAAGTAACTCCGGTACATCCGGGTTCTTTTTCTGTGGCATGATGCTCGAGCCAGTGCAAAATGAATCATCAAGCTCGATAAAGTTGAATTCCTCGCTCGACCAAATCACCATCTCTTCTGATAGACGAGAAATATGCGTCATCATTATAGATGAGATTGAAAGGAATTCCAAAATGAAATCCCTGTCACTAACGGCATCAATACTGTTTGGATAAATCGAATCAAATCCTAGTAATTCTGCAACGCGCTCTCGATTAATTGAAAATGTCGTTCCTGCTAATGCTCCCGCACCGAGCGGTAGGACATCAATTCGTTTCATGCTATCAATGAGACGCTCTTTATCGCGTTCGAGCATCCAGAAATACGCCATTAAATGATGGCCAAATGAGATCGGTTGCGCCCTTTGTAAATGTGTATAGCCTGGAAGAATCGTTTCTACATTCGCTTTAGCTTGGTTCAAGATCGCTTGTTGAACATCGTCAACAAGACTAATCAGTTCAACTGTCTTTCTTTTTAGAAACAAGTGCATATCTGTTGCAACCTGGTCATTCCGACTACGACCTGTGTGGAGCTTTCCCCCTATAGGACCAATTTCATCTATAAGGTGCTTTTCAATATTCATATGGATGTCTTCATTTGCGACCGAATACTCGATTCCACCGAGCTCAATTTTGTTTTTGAGTTTGTATAAACCGCGCTGAATCACATCTGCATCCTCACTAGAAATGATGTTGCATTCACCGAGCATTTGCACATGAGCTAAACTACCTTCAATATCTTCAATCGCAAGCTGCTGGTCAAACTCTATTGATGCAGTAAATTCTTCAACAAGTTCATTCGTATCTTTAGTAAATCGACCACCCCATAGCTTAGACATGTGCTTTCCCTTCTTTAACATCATTCTTCGCCTTTTTCTGCGCGACTTCGGCATTCACTTTTGTCGAAAGTCCCCATAGTTTAATAAAACCGACCGCCGCATGATGATCAAATAAGTCACCTTTTGAGTAGGTTGCGAGCTCTTCATTATATAAACTATTGTTCGATTTTCGCCCAACTACTGTAGCGTTACCTTTATGCAGCTTTACTCGTAATGTGCCTGTCACTGCTTTCTGTGATTCATTGATGAAGGCTTCCAGTGCATTTCGTAACGGAGAATACCATAATCCTTCATAAATAAGCTTCGTTAATTGCTGCTCAACTTGTTGTTTAAATTGACTCGTTTCCCGTGGGAGCGTTAGGAATTCCAGCTCCTTATGCGCATGGATAAGCAAAAGCGCGCCTGGATTTTCATACACTTCACGAGATTTAATCCCTACAAGTCGATTTTCTATATGATCAATACGGCCGTATCCGTGCTTTCCACCTAATTCATTAAGAGATTCTATTAATTCAACGATCGGCAATTCTACTCCATTAATCGACACGGGCTCGCCTTCAACAAACCCTATCTCAATATATTCTGCCTCATCAGGCGTTAAATGGATTGGATTCGTCCAATCAAATGCATTTTCAGGTGCTTCTTGCCAAGGGTCTTCTAATACGCCCGCCTCACAAGCTCGCCCCCAAATATTTGCATCAATTGAAAATGGGTTATCAAGATTTACCGGAATCGGAATGCCTTTTTCTTCAGCATAAGCAATTTCCTCGTCTCGTGTCATTCCCCATTCTCGAACAGGCGCAATCACCTGCAAGTCAGGGTTCAGTGCTTGTATAGAAACCTCAAAACGAACTTGGTCATTACCTTTTCCTGTGCAGCCATGTGCAACAGCGACCGCTCCTTCTTGCTCTGCAACTTCCACTAACAATTTGGAGATAAGTGGGCGTGAAAGAGCAGAAGATAAAGGATATTTACCTTCATAAAGACAGTTTGCTTTCAAGGCTGTCATTAAGTATTCCTTTGCCAAAAGTTCCTTCGCATCAATCGCAATCGATTTAATCGCACCTACATCCAAAGCCTTCTGTTTGATTGTTTCAAGATCTTTACCTTCTCCTACATCAAGACCTAAGGCAATCACATCATATCCGTATTTTTCTTGTATCCATTTAATTGAAACAGAAGTGTCTAAACCTCCTGAATATGCTAAGACTACTTTATCTTTGCTCATTTGCTCCACTCCTCCAATGTTGTATTTTTATTTACTTCTCTGTATGTTTATTCATACAAGTTAAGGGATAATGAGTGGATTGTCAATACATTTTCGTGAAAGTTATAATAAAATAGGACTGTTTACATATACATTGTTGCTCTTGTAGGAGATTGTTGAAAAACACTTCGCTTTCCACGGGCGTCCATCAAGCCTCCTCGAGATCGCTTCACTCTCTCTGTGGGGTCTCGATTTGGCCGCTGTTCCCGTAGGAGTCTCGTGTTTTTCAACAGCTCATTACATGCTATAATCACCTAAAAGCAACAATCATTTAGACATGATATGAGCAAGAAAAGAGGGGTGTCGTTTTGAAACCATTGGAAAATCAAATTGCCGTTGTGACAGGTGCAACGCGTGGTGCAGGCAGGGGTATTGCTATGATGCTTGGTGAAGCAGGCGCTACTGTTTATGTAACGGGAAGAAGTACGAGAACAAACACCTCTGAAATGGGACGTTCTGAAACGATTGAAGAGACTGCAGAACTCGTCAACGCACAAGGTGGAATCGGTATTCCAGTGCGCGTTGATCATACAATAGAATCTGATGTGAAAGACTTATTTCAACAAATTGAACAAGAACAAAATGGAAAACTAGATATACTTGTAAACGATGTTTGGGGCGGTGACCCGCTCACGGATTGGACATCCCCATTTTGGGAACACAGCCTCGAAAACGGAATGAAGATTCAACGCCAAGCTGTACATTCTCATATGATTACGAGCTATTATGCTGCACCGCTCATGGTCCGAAACAAGAAAGGTATCATCATAGAAGTAACGGACGGAGTCGACTACTCATATAGAGGGAATTTATATTATAGCCTTGCAAAAATTTCTGCAATACACCTAGCTGAAGCCATGGCAAAAGACCTCGATGACCACAATGTGACATGCGTTGCCATTAGCCCTGGTTTTCTACGCTCAGAAGCAATGTTAGACCACTTCGGAGTGACGGAAGAAAATTGGCAAGCTGCTGCTGAACAAGATCCGCATTTCATTGCCTCAGAAACACCTTTTTATATTGGTCGTGCGATTGCTTCACTCGCTAGCGATCCAAATGCACATGTCAAAACAGGAAAAGCATTGAGTTCTTGGGAGCTCTCGAGAGAATATCCGTTTAATGATATCGATGGACGGAGACCTGATTGGGGTAAATATTTCGAAGAGAATGTGAATCTTGATTAATTCAACGAGCAACTTGGTATTTTAGAGACTTATTACTCAGCGCTTTTTTCCTGACAAAATATCTTTCCATTATGATATATTGAACTTAGGATTCAGGAAAGAAGTGGAATGAATGGCAACTTATGATATGTTTCTTAAACAATTAGTAAAAAATTATTTAATCGGTTCATTCGTGGCGGTTGGTGGCATCGGAAGTATGTTTATCTTTCGAACATTGACGTTATCCGTTGAAGAAAGCATATATATGTTGATTATTATCCTCATTTCACTGCTCATTATGATTAGCTGTGAATTTATATCGCTTAGAAAGCATTTAGAACCGATTAAATCCATCTTACATAACAACATTGAATCTACA
It encodes the following:
- a CDS encoding heavy metal translocating P-type ATPase; the encoded protein is MQRRGNILAQAEHMNQPQHVFRISGFTUANCAKKFETNVKHLDGVYDAKVNFTASKLTITGSAEIKDIEKAGAFENLKVRPEHEQEEETKEPFWKQHLNVIISAILLVLGWTVSLTSGESSILSNGLYAGSILVGGYRLFQTGLKNLVRFDFDMRTLMTIAIIGAAIIGEWGEGAMVVILFAISEILEAYSMDKARQSIKGLMEIAPKEATIRRNNEELTIPVDDVQIGDTMIVKPGQKLAMDGVVTNGTSSINQSAITGESVPVTMTTDDEVFAGTLNEEGYLEVRVTKRVEDTTLAKIIHLVEEAQEERAPSQSFVDKFAKYYTPAIILVAIGVATIPPLFGASWSEWVYQGLAVLVVGCPCALVISTPVSIVTAVGNAARNGILVKGGVYLEEAGKLKSIAFDKTGTLTKGVPEVTDIINLSDQEDDHVLRITALLESRSQHPLASAIIKKADSENISFHSNDLDDFQSITGKGIKGTMGDVVYYAGSLSLFTDDLKLDVPSTTVETIDRLREEGKTVLAVGSDKELLAMIAVADTIRKESADVIKSLHQLGIQNTIMLTGDHERTAQSIAKQMNLTTVKAELLPEEKLEYIKQYEQKYGKVAMIGDGVNDAPALAASTVGFAMGGAGTDTAIETADIALMGDDLRKLPYAIRLSRKTLNIIKQNISFSIGIKVLALLLVVPGWLTLWIAIFADMGATLIVTLNSLRLLRLKEK
- a CDS encoding argininosuccinate synthase, which produces MSKDKVVLAYSGGLDTSVSIKWIQEKYGYDVIALGLDVGEGKDLETIKQKALDVGAIKSIAIDAKELLAKEYLMTALKANCLYEGKYPLSSALSRPLISKLLVEVAEQEGAVAVAHGCTGKGNDQVRFEVSIQALNPDLQVIAPVREWGMTRDEEIAYAEEKGIPIPVNLDNPFSIDANIWGRACEAGVLEDPWQEAPENAFDWTNPIHLTPDEAEYIEIGFVEGEPVSINGVELPIVELIESLNELGGKHGYGRIDHIENRLVGIKSREVYENPGALLLIHAHKELEFLTLPRETSQFKQQVEQQLTKLIYEGLWYSPLRNALEAFINESQKAVTGTLRVKLHKGNATVVGRKSNNSLYNEELATYSKGDLFDHHAAVGFIKLWGLSTKVNAEVAQKKAKNDVKEGKAHV
- the argH gene encoding argininosuccinate lyase, producing the protein MSKLWGGRFTKDTNELVEEFTASIEFDQQLAIEDIEGSLAHVQMLGECNIISSEDADVIQRGLYKLKNKIELGGIEYSVANEDIHMNIEKHLIDEIGPIGGKLHTGRSRNDQVATDMHLFLKRKTVELISLVDDVQQAILNQAKANVETILPGYTHLQRAQPISFGHHLMAYFWMLERDKERLIDSMKRIDVLPLGAGALAGTTFSINRERVAELLGFDSIYPNSIDAVSDRDFILEFLSISSIMMTHISRLSEEMVIWSSEEFNFIELDDSFCTGSSIMPQKKNPDVPELLRAKTGRTYGNLIGLLTVLKGLPLAYNKDMQEDKEGMFDTVKTVEGTLKLLAPMIDSMTVNHNSMKKAVTEDYSNATDLADYLVTKGMPFREAHAVIGQIVLQAIQEKKYLLDIEYAVYRGYSDLFEEDLYDVLKPENVVAARDSTGGTAQKQVRKQIELAETKILKKKETV
- a CDS encoding Type 1 glutamine amidotransferase-like domain-containing protein, with the translated sequence MSQLIMLSSLDASIDQHLADHMKRMISKKGTKLGYVPSQYDETKYYFNKMRPHLERLGFEEFIYVDIDQAFEQKYVKSLETCDAIFLSGGNTYYFLNNLKNRGLISVLQRFVQNGGLLIGVSAGAMMMSHTIEIAANLDPNDIALKDLDALNFIPFHFLPHYDEEKHDIRKIVSELGAPVYTCKDGAGIILSHDTKLTTYGEIEKW
- a CDS encoding ArsR/SmtB family transcription factor yields the protein MAKEDVCKVTCVHEDKVERISTDIKERDTMTAAKIFKALSEDTRIKIAYALSIEEELCVCDVSNIVECTVATASHHLRLLRNMGLAKYRKEGKLVYYSLDDDHVRKIIQMAFSHAEEGKHLGTS